A genomic region of bacterium contains the following coding sequences:
- a CDS encoding CPXCG motif-containing cysteine-rich protein, with product MAGPTVEFDCPYCGYPNFSPIDPISGHQQWTTDCENCCRPIALSARVVRGEVEEFDVEREQD from the coding sequence ATGGCGGGCCCCACGGTCGAGTTCGACTGCCCCTATTGCGGTTACCCCAACTTTTCCCCCATCGACCCCATTTCCGGCCACCAGCAATGGACCACGGACTGCGAGAATTGCTGTCGGCCGATCGCTTTGAGCGCGCGGGTGGTCCGGGGCGAGGTGGAGGAGTTCGACGTGGAGCGGGAGCAGGATTGA
- a CDS encoding LysE family transporter codes for MPHETFQLFYAAITQGLIIGFCTAALIGPINFLAVRRGIMGGFQETFKVGAGAALVDAAFAYMVFVGISTNGVVGALKFVVWGLSAVFLLYLAYSAVSEIRDNPEAMGNPRLAKQTQWMEHSFAMGFLLAASNPFTLIYWVGMVGTLRLSEYGGVDNIERLGGSATSFFSAVLVSELVWFSCLGMGVHYSRNLFNRRALRIITWICGALLLFYYLFMAGKVVMNLIHTGGAPAA; via the coding sequence ATGCCCCACGAAACCTTCCAGCTTTTCTATGCGGCCATCACCCAAGGCCTCATCATCGGTTTCTGCACCGCGGCCCTGATCGGCCCCATCAACTTCCTGGCGGTGCGCCGGGGGATCATGGGCGGCTTCCAGGAGACCTTCAAGGTGGGCGCCGGGGCGGCCCTGGTGGACGCGGCCTTTGCTTATATGGTTTTTGTGGGTATTTCGACCAATGGAGTGGTGGGGGCCCTGAAATTCGTCGTTTGGGGCCTCAGCGCGGTCTTCCTGCTCTACCTGGCCTATTCGGCGGTCAGCGAGATCCGGGACAATCCGGAGGCCATGGGGAACCCCAGGCTGGCCAAGCAGACCCAATGGATGGAGCATTCCTTCGCGATGGGGTTCCTTTTGGCGGCCTCCAATCCCTTCACCCTCATCTATTGGGTGGGGATGGTGGGGACCTTAAGGCTCTCCGAATACGGGGGGGTGGACAATATCGAGAGGCTGGGCGGGTCGGCGACTTCGTTCTTCTCGGCGGTGCTGGTCAGCGAACTGGTCTGGTTCTCCTGCCTGGGGATGGGGGTCCATTACAGCCGGAACCTCTTCAACCGCCGGGCCCTTCGGATCATCACCTGGATCTGCGGCGCCCTGCTGCTCTTCTATTACCTTTTCATGGCCGGCAAGGTGGTCATGAACCTCATCCACACCGGCGGCGCGCCGGCGGCCTAA
- the purE gene encoding 5-(carboxyamino)imidazole ribonucleotide mutase, with amino-acid sequence MAQLVNILMGSKSDWDVMKNASDTLKQFGVEHECRVLSAHRTPKETSEYISGAEGRGVQVVIAAAGGAAHLAGVCAAHTVLPVLGVPMESKLLGLDSLLSTAQMPGGIPVGTLAVGKAGAVNAALLAIAILGLKDPALNKKLKDFRAEQAAKILQEKLS; translated from the coding sequence ATGGCGCAATTGGTGAACATCCTGATGGGAAGCAAGTCCGACTGGGACGTGATGAAGAACGCCTCCGATACCCTCAAGCAATTCGGGGTGGAGCACGAATGCCGCGTCCTTTCCGCCCACCGCACTCCCAAGGAGACCTCCGAATACATCTCCGGGGCCGAGGGCCGGGGCGTGCAGGTCGTCATCGCGGCCGCCGGCGGCGCCGCCCACCTGGCGGGCGTCTGCGCGGCCCACACCGTCCTTCCCGTGCTCGGGGTCCCCATGGAAAGCAAGCTTTTGGGGCTCGATTCGCTCCTTTCCACCGCCCAGATGCCGGGCGGCATCCCGGTGGGCACGCTGGCGGTGGGAAAGGCCGGCGCCGTCAATGCCGCCTTGCTGGCCATCGCCATCCTGGGCCTCAAGGATCCCGCCCTGAACAAGAAGCTCAAGGATTTCCGCGCCGAACAGGCCGCCAAGATCCTGCAGGAAAAATTGTCGTAA